CCTGTGATAACGATCGCGGCAATAGCCGGATCGGCTTCGCACTGACGGAAGATATCCTCGATCGCGTCGATCATGGGCAGGGTCAGCGCATTCAGGCGATCGGGCCGGTTCAGCGTCAGCGTCGCAACTCCGCCCGTCACAGTCAAAAGGATATCGTCGTGCACGAACCGCCTCTCTTTCATCTAATTTGATTAGTTTACATGCAACAAAGGCAGACGCAAGGCTGTTGATCCATCCACCGGGCGCAAAAACAGGAAAGGGCTTGGCAGGTAGCGATATTTTCAATTAATCCAATAATGATTATATCGGGAGGCGAGGAATTGGCGACGCTAGAGATGGCCCAATGGCGGGATTGGCTCGACCGTGACCGACTCGCGGCGTGGATGGAAGCGCAGGGTCTTGGAACCGGCACGATTGCGGAGGTCACGCCACTAGCGGGTGGTACGCAGAACATTCTGCTGCGCTTCCGTTATGCTGACCGGATGATGGTGATGCGCCGTCCGTCCCTGCACCCGCGCCCCGAAGCCGACAAGACGATGCAGCGGGAAGCGCGGATGCTGGCCGCGCTGGCGGACAGCGATGTGCCTCACCCCCGGCTGATCGCGGCGTGCGACGATCCTTCCGTGCTGGGCGCCTCCTTCTACCTGATGGCTGAAGTCGAGGGCTTCAATGCGACGCAGGGCCTGCCCGAAACCCACCATGATCCGGCCGTGCAGCATCAAATGGGCCTCGCGCTGATCGATCCCATCGTCGCGCTCGGCAAGGTCGATTATCGCGCTGCGGGTCTCATCGACTTCGGCAAGCCCGACGATTTCCTCGCCCGGCAGGTGGCGCGCTGGCAGCGGCAATTGGTCAGCTATGCGCAGTTCCCCGACTGGCAAGGCCCCTCCGGCCTGCCCTATGTCGACCGGATCGGGTCATGGCTGGAGGCGCATCGCCCGGCCCGTTTTGCGCCCGGCATCCTGCATGGCGACTATCATATGGCGAATGTGATGTACGCCCATGACGGCCCGGAGGTCGCCGCCGTGATCGACTGGGAACTGACGACGGTGGGCGATCCGCTGCTCGATCTGGGCTGGGTGCTCGCGACCTGGCCGGGGCCGGATATGGAGACGACCACGACCCTGGATGTGCAGCCGTGGGTCGGCTTCCCCAAGGCGCCCGAACTGGTCGAGCGCTATCGCGCGGGCAGCGAGCGGGATCTGTCGGCCATCGACTGGTACACGGTCCTCGCCTGCTACAAGCTCGCCATCATCTTGGAAGGCAGCAACGCCCGCGCCTCCGCCGGCCTCGCCGAGCAGGAGACAGCGGCCATGCTGCACAAGGGCGCGGTCGGCCTGCTGGAGCGGGCACGCGGCATCATCGCTTAAAACGAACAGAAGAGAGGAAGCCCATGAATTTCGAGCCGACTGAAAAAATGCGCGATCTGGCTGCCCGGCTGGAGGCGTTCATGGACGCGCATGTCTATCCCGCCGAAAAGGCCGAGCATGAATGGCATGCCGACCCGGCGCATCTCTGGCAGGAGTGGCCTGGGCTGGAAGAATTGAAGCAGAAGGCGCGGGCCGAGGGCCTGTGGAACCTGTTCCTGCCGCATGATTATGGCGCGCTCAGCCCCGGCCTCAGCAATCTGGAATATGCGCCGCTGGCCGAGATCATGGGCCGCGTCCCCTGGTCGCCGGAGGTGTTCAATTGCTCGGCGCCCGACACCGGCAATATGGAAGTGCTTGCCCGTTTCGGCACGCCCGAACAGCAGGAGCGGTGGCTGACACCGCTGATGGACGGGCAAATCCGCTCGGCCTATGCCATGACCGAGCCTGCGGTCGCGTCGTCCGATGCCACCAATATTGCGACCACCATCCTGCCCGATGGCGACGATTATGTCATCAACGGCCGCAAATGGTGGATTTCAGGGGTCATGCACCCGCGTTGCGAACTGCTGCTGGTGATGGGACGCACCCTGCCCGACGCCCCCCGGCATCAGCAGCATTCGACCATCCTCGTGCCGCGCGACACGCCAGGTCTCAGCATCGTGCGGACCATGACGGTGATGGGGCGCACCCATTCGCCCGGCGGTGAGACGGAATTGCTG
This window of the Sphingobium sp. EM0848 genome carries:
- a CDS encoding phosphotransferase family protein; the protein is MATLEMAQWRDWLDRDRLAAWMEAQGLGTGTIAEVTPLAGGTQNILLRFRYADRMMVMRRPSLHPRPEADKTMQREARMLAALADSDVPHPRLIAACDDPSVLGASFYLMAEVEGFNATQGLPETHHDPAVQHQMGLALIDPIVALGKVDYRAAGLIDFGKPDDFLARQVARWQRQLVSYAQFPDWQGPSGLPYVDRIGSWLEAHRPARFAPGILHGDYHMANVMYAHDGPEVAAVIDWELTTVGDPLLDLGWVLATWPGPDMETTTTLDVQPWVGFPKAPELVERYRAGSERDLSAIDWYTVLACYKLAIILEGSNARASAGLAEQETAAMLHKGAVGLLERARGIIA
- a CDS encoding acyl-CoA dehydrogenase family protein — translated: MNFEPTEKMRDLAARLEAFMDAHVYPAEKAEHEWHADPAHLWQEWPGLEELKQKARAEGLWNLFLPHDYGALSPGLSNLEYAPLAEIMGRVPWSPEVFNCSAPDTGNMEVLARFGTPEQQERWLTPLMDGQIRSAYAMTEPAVASSDATNIATTILPDGDDYVINGRKWWISGVMHPRCELLLVMGRTLPDAPRHQQHSTILVPRDTPGLSIVRTMTVMGRTHSPGGETELLFDNVRVPRANIILGEGRGFEIAQGRLGPGRIHHCMRSIGQAQRALEYMARRVENRIAFSRKIAEQSSIRQDIAKSFCEVEMARLLTLKAADAMDRVGNKGARDLIAAIKVVAPQMAQTVCDRAIQAHGAMGLSDDTPIAYALATNRFVRIADGPDEVHMSQLGKLKIAEYNALPVR